Proteins encoded in a region of the Equus asinus isolate D_3611 breed Donkey chromosome X, EquAss-T2T_v2, whole genome shotgun sequence genome:
- the MAGED2 gene encoding melanoma-associated antigen D2 — protein sequence MSDTSESGTGPTGFQAEASEKDSGLKMQTLLTVTQNLEVSETPKAPKAPEVSEAVKVLNAAGVSKATEVSKAPEAQEAAATQASPTTKLTDTQVLAAEKKSPAADTKMQNADPEAVTVPATETKKVSCVADTKVNTKALETEAAASQAPADEPEPEGAAAQARENQDTRPKVKTKKARKVKHLNGEEDGSSDQSQASGTTGGRRVSKALMASMARRASRGPIAFWARRASRTRLAAWARRALLSLRSPKARRGKARRRAAKLQSSQEPEAPPPRDVALLQGRANDLVKYLLVKDQTKIPIKRSDMLKDIIKEYTDVYPEIIERAGYSLEKVFGIQLKEIDKTDHLYILLSTLEPTDAGILGTTKDSPKLGLLMVLLSIIFMNGNRSSEAVIWEVLRKLGLRPGIHHSLFGDVKKLITDEFVKQKYLDYARVPNSNPPEYEFFWGLRSYYETSKMKVLKFACKVQKKDPKEWAAQYREAMEADMKAAAEAAAEAKARAEIRARMGIGLGSENAAGPCNWDEADIGPWAKARIQAGAEAKAKAQESGGATAGASASASGGFGASASLTATLTFGLFAGLGGAGASASGSSGACGFSYK from the exons ATGTCTGACACGAGTGAGAGTGGTACGGGCCCAACCGGCTTCCAG GCTGAAGCCTCAGAAAAGGACAGTGGCTTGAAGATGCAGACCCTGTTGACAGTAACCCAGAACTTGGAGGTCTCAGAGACACCGAAGGCCCCAAAGGCACCAGAGGTCTCAGAGGCTGTGAAGGTTTTGAATGCTGCCGGGGTCTCAAAGGCCACAGAGGTCTCAAAGGCTCCAGAGGCCCAGGAGGCAGCTGCCACCCAGGCCTCACCTACCACTAAGCTGACTGATACCCAGGTTCTGGCAGCTGAAAAGAAGAGTCCAGCAGCTGACACCAAGATGCAGAATGCTGACCCTGAGGCTGTGACAGTGCCTGCCACTGAGACCAAAAAGGTCAGCTGTGTGGCTGATACGAAGGTCAATACAAAGGCCCTGGAGACTGAGGCTGCTGCCTCTCAGGCTCCAGCAGATGAACCTGAGCCTGAGGGTGCAGCTGCCCAGGCTCGAGAGAATCAGGATACTCGGCCCAAGGTCAAGACCAAGAAAGCCCGAAAG GTGAAGCATCTGAATGGGGAAGAGGATGGCAGCAGTGATCAGAGTCAGGCTTCTGGAACCACAGGTGGCCGAAGAGTCTCGAAGGCCCTAATGGCCTCAATGGCCCGCAGGGCTTCAAGGGGTCCCATAGCCTTTTGGGCCCGCAGGGCATCAAGGACTCGGTTGGCTGCTTGGGCCCGGAGAGCTTTGCTCTCCCTGAGGTCACCTAAGGCCCGTAGGGGCAAGGCTCGCCGCAGAGCTGCCAAGCTCCAGTCATCCCAAGAGCCTGAAGCACCACCACCTCGAGATGTGGCCCTTTTGCAAGGGAGG gcAAATGATTTGGTGAAGTACCTGTTGGTTAAAGACCAGACAAAGATTCCCATCAAACGCTCAG ACATGCTGAAGGACATCATCAAAGAATACACTGATGTGTACCCAGAGATCATTGAACGAGCAGGCTATTCCTTGGAGAAG GTATTTGGGATCCAATTGAAGGAAATTGATAAGACTGACCACTTGTACATTCTTCTCAGCACCTTAGAGCCCACTGATGCAGGCATACTGGGAAC GACCAAGGACTCACCAAAGTTGGGTCTCCTCATGGTGCTTCTTAGCATCATCTTCATGAATGGAAATCGGTCCAGTGAGG CTGTCATCTGGGAGGTGCTGCGCAAGTTGGGGCTGCGCCCTGG GATACATCACTCGCTTTTTGGGGATGTGAAGAAGCTCATTACTGATGAGTTTGTGAAGCAGAA GTATCTGGACTATGCCAGAGTCCCTAACAGCAATCCCCCTGAGTATGAATTCTTCTGGGGCCTGCGCTCCTACTATGAGACGAGCAAGATGAAAGTCCTCAAGTTTGCCTGCAAG GTACAAAAGAAGGATCCCAAGGAATGGGCAGCTCAGTACCGAGAGGCGATGGAAGCAGATATGAAGGCCGCAGCTGAGGCTGCAGCTGAAGCCAAGGCGAGGGCCGAGATTAGAGCTCGAATGGGCATTGGGCTCGGCTCTGAGAATGCTGCTGGGCCCTGCAACTGGGATGAGGCTGATATTGGACCCTGGGCCAAAGCCCGGATCCAGGCAGGAGCTGAAGCTAAAGCCAAAGCCCAGGAGAGTGGTGGTGCCACTGCTGGTGCCAGTGCCAGTGCCAGTGGTGGCTTTGGTGCCAGCGCCAGCCTGACTGCTACCCTCACGTTTGGGCTCTTTGCAGGCCTTGGTGGAGCTGGTGCCAGCGCCAGTGGCAGCTCTGGTGCTTGTGGTTTCTCCTACAAGTGA